In Denticeps clupeoides chromosome 1, fDenClu1.1, whole genome shotgun sequence, a single window of DNA contains:
- the tmem260 gene encoding transmembrane protein 260 isoform X2, which produces MLCYTVCRVSGPGPGGVLAGGVFSLSSLVWRWSVVAEVFSLNNLFIGLIFCLSACFHTSETSPERKKFALWGALCCGLGLCNQHTLVLYIGIIIPWAMNRLFSHKELTLHTVVSLGLCFLAGFLPYLYLPLSSYLNVARWSWGDQTSVSGLLTHLLRAEYGTFSLAKSEGSLIFAQMLRAQWDHCVSDLSPAVLLLAALSLLICSSDRRYHVFPWLIVAMVTVYSVFFAWRANLDINKPLLLGVVERFWLQADAGLCVLAGLGLNWSISGLEGRVGWVAMWSAGWILNAGLLSHMLQSNYRQCDQSRNHVVETFAHEVLFSFPEDSLILTRGDLPGNTMRYLHLCQGARPDLRLVDQEMMTYSWYVAKLSRHITGVNFPGRWWDPVNAKEKKTFNLEQFLKHNSQRPVFACIGLPEGDPSWEGSFSRWPWGVCEQLVPSQTPFHPEEWVRRTRNLYNWSEPHNSFHPVSWEKVANDEMWQARMKTAFFLFDLAEKNRGQVKSRLYELSYNLYCEIVDGHSDYPPNWDKNLALACERLLRSGSHVYSTEDLLDRSIRHFRRYLEKDPTDPQNQAIQSAIAHLRGEKQRLNQREVKRRKT; this is translated from the exons GGTTTCAGGTCCAGGTCCAGGAGGAGTGCTGGCTGGTGGGGTCTTCTCTTTGTCCAGTCTGGTGTGGAGGTGGTCAGTAGTGGCTGAAGTCTTCTCTCTGAATAACCTCTTCATAGGCCTCATTTTCTGCCTTTCTGCCTGTTTTCACACCTCAGAAACTAGTCCTGAACGTAAAAAG ttcgCTCTGTGGGGGGCGCTGTGCTGTGGTCTGGGACTTTGCAATCAACACACTTTGGTTCTCTATATTGGCATAATCATTCCCTGGGCCATGAACAGACTCTTCTCTCACAAG GAGCTGACTTTACACACTGTCGTATCCCTGGGCCTGTGTTTCCTGGCTGGTTTCCTGCCATACCTCTACCTGCCATTGTCCTCCTACCTCAATGTTGCCCGCTGGAGCTGGGGCGACCAGACCTCAGTCAGCGGCCTCCTCACACACCTGCTGAGGGCCGAGTACGGCACTTTCAGCCTG gCAAAATCAGAAGGGAGCCTCATCTTTGCTCAGATGCTGCG gGCCCAGTGGGATCATTGTGTCTCTGATCTGTCTCCTGCCGTGTTGCTGTTGGCTGCACTGTCTCTGCTAATCTGCTCTTCAGACAG GAGGTACCATGTTTTTCCCTGGCTGATTGTAGCCATGGTAACGgtttattctgtgttttttgcctGGAGGGCAAACCTGGACATCAACAAGCCCTTACTGCTGGGTGTG GTGGAGCGGTTCTGGTTGCAGGCTGATGCTGGGCTGTGTGTGCTGGCCGGCCTGGGTCTGAATTGGAGCATCTCTGGGCTTGAGGGCCGTGTGGGCTGGGTGGCGATGTGGAGTGCTGGCTGGATCCTCAATGCAGGGCTGCTGTCACACATGCTGCAGTCCAACTACAG GCAGTGTGACCAGAGCAGGAATCATGTAGTGGAGACATTTGCCCATGAAGTTCTCTTCTCTTTCCCTGAGGACTCGCTCATTTTGACTCGAGGGGACCTCCCTGGCAACACAATGAGATACCTACACTTGTGCCAGGGAGCCCGCCCAGACTTGAGACTGGTGGACCAGGAG ATGATGACTTATAGTTGGTATGTAGCCAAGCTAAGCCGCCATATCACTGGTGTGAACTTTCCTGGCCGCTGGTGGGACCCAGTTAACGCAAAAGAGAAGAAGACTTTTAACCTGGAGCAGTTCCTCAAGCACAACTCGCA GAGGCCGGTGTTTGCTTGCATCGGGCTGCCTGAGGGGGACCCCAGCTGGGAGGGGAGCTTCTCCCGTTGGCCCTGGGGTGTCTGCGAGCAGCTGGTCCCTTCCCAAACCCCCTTCCACCCTGAGGAGTGGGTACGCCGCACCCGAAATCTCTACAATTGGAGTGAGCCGCACAACAG TTTCCACCCGGTCTCCTGGGAGAAAGTTGCCAACGATGAGATGTGGCAGGCCAG GATGAAGACTGCCTTCTTTCTCTTTGACCTGGcagagaagaacaggggacaGGTGAAATCTCGTCTGTATGAGCTGTCATACAAC CTGTACTGTGAAATTGTGGACGGCCACTCTGACTACCCACCCAACTGGGATAAGAACCTGGCCCTTGCGTGTGAGAGGCTCCTGCGCTCTGGATCCCATGTCTACAGCACAGAGGACCTCCTGGACCGAAGCATACGGCACTTCAGGCGCTACCTGGAGAAAGACCCCACCGACCCCCAGAACCAGGCCATCCAGTCAGCTATCGCCCACCTCCGTGGGGAGAAACAGCGCCTCAACCAGAGAGAAGTGAAAAGACGCAAGACCTGA